GCACCACCATTTAAAGCTTGTCAAATAACAATTGCTTATAACAAGGGTATTGAAAAGGATTTGGAAGTTGTAGAAATGGCCACAATTTATAATGTTCTAACTAAAGCTGGTGTTTGATATTCTTATGGAGAAGAAAAAATTGGACAAGGAAAAGAATCTGTAAGAGAATGATTTGTAAATAACCCTGATAAATATGAAGAAATTCAAGAAAAACTTAAAACTTGTATAGAATAAAAAATCGAGACACTATCTCGATTTTTTATATTTTCAAAGTGTACTAATAAAAAAGTGTAAAAATAATGTAAAATAATAAAGTTGCAAAAGCAACACCACACTTTTCTAGGATTGGAGAAACAATGCTAGTTACAAAATCAGAAGAAACAATATATATTGCGATATTGGCTGTATTGGTATTGATAGTTTTATTATCGATTGCAGCTATAATTTATTTAATTAAATCTCGTCAACGCAAATATATTCTACAAAAAGCAAATGACGAGGCAAAAGAAATAAAAATGAATATATTGGCTCAGGCCAAACAAGAAGCTGCATCAATTAAATTAAATGCAGAAAATGATGCTAAATATATTTCAGAAGAAGTATCTTTAGAACAAAAAAATTTAAAAATTAAAAAAGAAAAATTCTATAAGGAATTAGATTTATTGGGTGAAAAAGAAGAAGTTTTAATTAATGAAAAACTTCGTCTTAAAGAATTGAAAATAGAACTTGAATTAGAACGCAAAAATATTCAATCAATATTAGAGTCAAAAGCAAACTTAACTGAAAAAGAAATAAAAGAAGAGTTATTTAATATTGTTGAAACTAAATATTTAAATGAACTTTCAAATAGAGTTAAAGAATTTGAAAATAATTTAAATAAAAAAGCACAAGAAAGAGCTTCAAAAATACTTATTGATGCAATGCAAAGTTGTCATATTGATATTACTAATGAAAAAAACACAACTTTCTTTGAATTAGAAAATGATTCATGAAAAGGAAGGATTATTGGTAAAGAAGGAAGAAATATAAAAACCTTTCAATCATATGGTGGTGTCGATATAGTTATTGATGAAACTCCAAATAGAATTGCTATTTCATCTTTTAATCCAATTAGAAGAGAAATAGCTTATTTAACTTTGCAAGAACTAATGAAGTCAGCAAGAATTCATCCAGCAACAATTGAAGAACAATTGATATTGCAAGAAGAAAAATTAGAAAAACATTGCTATGAAATTGGTTTGGAAACTTTATCTAACTTAAACATTGACGATTTACCACAAGAAATAGTAACTCTAATTGGTAAATTAAAATATAGACATAGTTATGGTCAAAATGCTCTTCAACACTCTGCAGAAGTTGGAATCATTTCTGGGAAAATTGCTCAAGAAATGGGACTTGATCAAAAAACAGCACTTAAAGCAGGATTGTTACATGACATAGGAAAAGCTGTGGATTTCGAAAAAGAAGGAAGTCATGTAACTTTGGGTGTTAAAATTCTTAAAAAGTATGGAATTGATAATATTATTATAAACGCCGTAGAAGCTCATCATAATGAAGTTGAAAAAGAAACTTATTATGCTGAAATTGTAGCAATAGCTGATGCTATGAGTGCTGCAAGACCTGGAGCAAGGAATAATGATATTGAGGATTATTTCGCAAGAATGCAAGAAATTGAAGATGTTTGTTTAAAACAAGAAGGAGTTTTAAAGGCCTATGTTTTAAAATCTGGAAGAGAAATAAGGGTAATGGTAAATCCTGGAATAATAGATGATTATTCAATGGCTAAACTCTCTTATGCTTTAAAAGAAAAAATAGAACAAGTTAACAAAACTCCTGGAGATGTTTATATTACGATTATTCGTGAAAAACGTGAAACTATAAGAATATAAAAACACCAAGCAAAATGTGTTTTTTGTTATAATTATTTGTGATTGGAGTGAAACATATGGGATTTGGAGATTTTTTAACAGGTAGAATGAAAAAATCTATCGAAAAAAACCTTAAAAAAAGCACACTAAATAGTGAAAATGTAAAAGAAGTATTGAGAGAAATTAGACTGGCTCTTTTAGAAGCTGACGTTAACGTTGATGTTGTGAAGAAATTTATAGCAAATGTTGAAAGAAAAGCAGAAGGAGCATTTATTGAACAAGGTGTTAGAGCAGATCAACAAATGATTAAGATTGTTCATGAAGAATTAATTGAAATACTTGGAAAAACTAATAAACCATTGGAAATTGAAAAAAAACCTTCTATTATTATGATGGTTGGTTTACAAGGTGCTGGTAAAACAACAACAGTAGGTAAACTTTCTCACTTAATAAGTAAGAAGAATAAGAAAAAAACTTTAATGGTTGGACTTGATATATATAGACCGGGAGCTATTGATCAATTGGTTGAATTGGGTCAAAAAAATAATTTAGATGTTTTTGAACAAGGAAAACAAGATCCGGTAAAAACAGCAAAACAAGCAGTTGATTATGCTCAAAAAAATGGATATGAGGTAATTATTCTCGATACAGCTGGTCGTTTACAAATTGACAAAGAATTAATGAAAGAGCTAAATGATATTAGAAAAGTAACATCACCTCAAGAAATTATTCTTACAGTTGATGGTATGACTGGTCAAGATATTATAAACGTTTCACAAGAATTTAATAGTTTACTAAAACTAACTGGAGTAATTGTTACAAAACTTGATGGTGATGCTCGCGGGGGAGCAACACTTTCAATTACAGATATCACCAAACTACCAATTAAATTTATTGGGGAAGGTGAAGGAATTGGTGCACTTGCAGAATTCCACCCAAAAAGAATGGCTGACAGAATCCTTGGAATGGGAGATGTTGAGACATTATTTGAAAAAGCAGCAGATGTTATTGACGAGCGAACAATGGAAAAAACCATGAAAAGAATGTTTGCTGGTCAATTTGATTTGGAAGATTTAAGAAATCAAATGGAACAAGTTGCTAAAATGGGAAATTTAGGAGGAATCATGAAAATGATGCCCGGATTAAATGGAAAAATAAGCGAATCTCAAATAGATCAAGCCCAACAAAAACTTTGAGTTGCAAATATTTTAATGAGTTCTATGACTTTAAAAGAGAGAAGAGAACCAAGGTTATTAAAAGCAATTACTAGAAAACAAAGAATTCTAAAAGGTTCTGGAAGAAGCGAAAAAGAATACAACGAGTTATTAAACCAATTTGATAAAGGTAAAAAACAAGTTCTTGAAATGTCAAAAGCATTAAAATCAGGAAGAATGCCTAATATGGGCGGTATGAGATTTTAAAAATTTAAAAAATGTCTTAATTAAATTGAGACATTTTTTTATGATAAAATAAAATTAAAGATATAAAATATAGATATACAAATTTAAACAATATTTGCTAATCTATAGATTTGAATGAATTCAAAATAAAATAAAGGTTATAAAAAATGATAAAAATAAATAAGATGGTTAAATTATTTAAAGAATTTAACCTTTCTGATATAAATTTAATAATTGAAAAAGGAGATTTAATAGCCTTAGTTGGTGATAACGGAGCAGGTAAAACAACTCTAATTAAATCAATTTTTGGTATGGTTGAATTAAATTCTGGAAAAATAACTTTCAATGATGAAAATATATTTGATAATAATAATTTAAGTAGAATTGCATTTTTCCCTGATTCAAATAATATTCCTTTAAATATAACTGTAGAAAATTATATGAAATATATTTCTATTGTTGCAGGTGTTAACCAAAAAGAATTTAATTCCAGAGTGGATAAAATTATTGAAATGTTAGAAATACAAGCATATAAAAATAAAACAATAAAAAAATTATCAGCAGGAATGAAAAAAAGAGCAATAATGGCAGGGGTTTTAATAACAAAACCTGAATTTATAATTTTTGATGAACCAACTGCAAATTTGGATGTAGAAGGTAAAAATGAATTCCTATCAATAATTAAAAAACTTCACGAAAGTAATGTTGGTATGATGATTACAAGTCATATAATTGAAGAATTGCAAGACTTGTGTAATAAATTAATAATATTAAAGGAAGGTAGCATTATTTATAACAATAAATTTGATAATAAAAAAGAGAGTATAAAAAATATTTATTTTAAATATATTGATAAAAAGGAAAATAAATATGAAGGAGTTAAAGACATTTATGAATAAAAGTAATCTAAATAGATTAATAAAGTTAAACATTATATCTATTTTAAAAAGCAAGAGTTTGATTGTTAATGTGTCTATTATTTTTCTAAATCTACTTATTTTTACAATTATTTATTCACTAAATTCAGCTGATTATATATACAAAAAAACTGCTATTGTTAATATTGAAACTATGATTACAATATGTTTATTTGGAGTTTTTTCAATAATAATGGTAGGTCATTTATTATCTTCTGGAGAGGCAAAAAACTTTCAACAATTAGAACAAAGATATGGAATAAAAGCTAAGTTTTCTTATTTTTTTAGAATCATAACAATTAGTTGTTTATTAACTGCATTGACTTTTATTTACTTTTTAATTCAAACATTAGCAATTTCATTTCAAGATAATCATAGTGAAGCTTTAAGTATAATTTGTTTACCTAAAATTAATTTGATTTTATATAATCTATTAATTCTTGCGATAACTGTACTTATGGGGGTACTTTTAAAAGCTAGTTTGGGAAATGTGCTAGCAACTCTTTTTTTAGCATCTGTGGCAGTAGGTCCTTTCTTTAGTTTTTTGGGAAATGAATACTCATCTAAAGATAAAGGTATTGAAGAAATAATAACTGAAAATAATTTTAAAATTTATATAGGTAGTGAATTTCATGACACTCTTTTAAAAGATGGAATAAATATTTATGATAATAAATTAAATTTATTTAATAATCTAACAACTGATGGTAATGCCTATTATAAAGGAAAGCAAAATTTCAAATCAATTATCATTAACCCGAATCAAAGTGATGATTACATTAATAGTTTATTTCTATCTTATTATATGGGACAAACATTAAACAAAATATCGGATGATCAATCAGAAAAGCAAGTTTTTGAATTTGATGATGAATACTATGAAATGATAATTTTGTTAAAAAAATCAATTGAAGAAGTTGGTACTTCAGGAGCATACAATATAGAACAAGTTCCATTTTATGTAGAACCTAGTAAATATAAAGGAAAACTAAATTTGGATAAAACTTTAAAATCATTGTATAAAACTGAATTTGGAATAAAATATAAAAATTTATTAGATTTTATTTACAAAAATTATTATAGTATTTTTAATCAAATCGGTTATAACTCCAGAAATAATCCATTGTTTGGAAGATATAATTATGTAGATACTCCATTTTCAAATAAATATAGTAATTATTTTGAATTTTATGAAAAATATCCTGAATTTTTAGCTATATCTCAAGTTATTAATATTGGATTTATGAATTCTTTTAACACAACTATTTTTTATGAACAAATCTCAAGAAATGGTAAGTATAGCTTCTTGGAATTAAGAGATTACAATGACTATTACAAAGATATAAAGTTAAAACAGTTTTTAAACTTTTTTAACTTTGTTGCATATCAAAACACCGCTTTTGCAGAAGATAAGTATGCAAAATTCATACAGTACTCAGAACCTTCTTTAAATTACATTGATCAAATTTATCAAATAAATTTTAATTCTTTAAATGATGTTTATAAACCATTAGAAGGTCAAACTCCTGGATCTAGCTCATTCAACCCAATGAATACAAATTTTTCAATTTTTGATAAAGGTGCTTTAAAAATAAGAACTACAGGAATTATTTTATATTCATATATTGTTGAAATTTCTTTAGTAATAGCATTTACTTATGTTGGTTTTATATTTTTTAGAAAAAATCAAAAAATTTAAAAATAAAACTAGTTTTATAACTAGTTTTATTTTTTTGCTTCAATTTTCTTGATGTCTTTTTCTTGTTGAGAAATGGCTTGTAATCTTCTGTTTGCTTCTTCAATTGTTTTTTGAGTAACTTCCATTTCAATTCTGCGTTTTTCTGCTTCTTTGATTTTTTTTCAAACTCCAGCTTTCATTGCATCTGACATTAAAAGCACAGTTACAATAGCAACATTAAATAAATCGTTAATTGATTTTTCTACATGTTTCTTTTCTTTTGCAGATAAATTTTCTGATTTATATTTTTCTAAAGTTTCAACCTCTTTGAAGTAGTTTGTAGCAAATTCAGTTCCAAATTTTTGAAAAACTAATGCATTTCCTTCGTGTACAAATAAAGCAACATTTTTGAATAAGTTTAATTTTAATTCAACTTCTTCAGCTCCTGCGGCTCTAAATTGACCAATAACATTATTTAATCTGTCATCGTGATATTGATCCACTAATTCTTCAACAACAATTCTTGTAGATTGACCAACCAATTTTAAAATAGGTTTTTTAGTTGCAGTTTCTGAATCTACAAATTTATAGTTCATAGCATTTATGTATTTTTTAATACGTAAAGGTAAAATATACATATCGTATGCAATATACTCTGAGTATCTTCATTTTCTTGCAACTATTTGTGAAATTATATTGTAAACCATTTCTAAAATAGTTAAGTTTAATGTTCTTTCATTTAATTTAAATTCTAATTTGTTCAATCTTAATAACTGGTAGTACTCAAAACCATAGTATTCAAGAGCTATCATATTAAAGTAAGTTTGAACAGTTGAGTTGTTCATAATTGCAGAATATGAAAATTGAATATCTGGAACTAAGGCATCAATTATGTTTTCAAATTGAGGTCTAAAGTCCAATATAGATTGAAATTGTTTTTTTTCAGCCATAATATCTCCTCCAAAATCATATAGATATTTTATCATATATTTTTTTGAATAAATATGATAAGTGTATAATATTAGTGGTTTTTAGGAGAAATTATGAAAATAAAATTGATATGTTTTAACAAAGTTAATAAGGAATATAAAGAAGTCTATAGTTCTTATATTAATAAACTAAAAAATCATTGTGATTTAGAAATAATTGAAATAAATGAGTTTGATCATGGTGATATTAAATCAAATATGACAAAAAATGAACAAAATATAGATCTAAAACTAAACGATTTAAAAGATTATGAAGTCTTTTTGTTAGATATAAACTCAAAACAATATACTTCAGAAATGATAGCAAATACACTAGTTGAAAATAAAAATTATAAGGGTGGAAAAGCTTGTTTTATAATTGGACCAAGTGATGGTTTTAGTCAAGATTTTAGAAAATTACATCCAAATAAAATAAGTTTTGGTTTAATTACACTACCTTATAACTTAGTTAGAATAGTGCTGTTAGAACAAATTTACAGAGGTTTCAAAATTTCAAAGAACCAAAAGTACCATAAATAAAGAACCATAACAATTTACAAAAAAATAGACTTTTTTAAAATTAAACTATAAAATGATACTATCGCTAAGGAGGTAATCCTATGTTTGACGACAAATCAACTTTTAATTGATTTCCAGGTCACATGAACAAAAGTATTAAAGAAATTGAAGAAAAGGTTTCAATAGTAGATTTGGTTATTGAGATAGTAGATGCAAGAGCACCTTTCTCTACTCAAAACCCTTTACTTAGAAAGATACTTAACAAAAGACCGAGATTAATTATCATGACTAAGTTTGACTTATCTGATAAGGAAATCACTAACCAATGAACTGAATATTTTAAATCAGCAGGACACAGAACTTTCATTGTAAAAGATAAGCAAACAGACATATACAACGATGTTTTAAAATTAATCAATGAAATGACAAGAGAAAGTCAGTTAAAACAAAAAAGCAGAGGTATAGAAAATCCACAATTAAACGTTTTGGTTGTTGGAATACCAAATGTAGGTAAATCAACAGTTATTTCTAAGTTGTCAAAAGGTAAAACTTTAAAAATTGGAAATAAACCCGGCGTTACTAGAGGGATGCAAAGAATTGTTATGACAAATAACATAACACTTATCGACACTCCTGGAATACTTCCTGCAAGATTTGAAAATGAAACAGTTGCATGTAATTGTGCTGCAACAAACTCAATAAGATTAGATGTTATTCCAAAAGAAAGGATGGCAACTAAATTAATGAGATACATTTACAATTCATACCCATCATTAATTGAAAATACATATAAAATTAACAAGAATGTTTTGAGACCAATAAACTATGATGATACATTTACAATTTTTGAAGAAATAGCCAAAAGAAATAAATTTACTATTCTAGATGAAATTGCAGATGTTGAAAGAGCTATTGAATTATTTGTTCATGATGTTATAAACAATAATTTGGGAAGAATTTCGTTTGAAAAACCAATTGAAATTAAAGAAATCTCAAAACAAGCAATTGAAGAAGATGATCTAGATTCAACAGTAGTAAGTGACTTGACAGTAGAATGATAGAGAATCAAAGATATTTATTTGATCAAAAGATCAGAATAGAAAATGATGTTATTTTAATTTCAGGAAGTGATGAGGTAGGAAGAGGTGCTATGGCAGGGCCAATAGTGGTTGCTTCAGCTATCTTAAAACCAGAATACAATAATCCTAAAATTAAAGACTCTAAGTTATTAAATGAAAAACAAAGAGAAGAATTATATGAGGAAATAAAAGCAAACTGTGTAGCTTACAGTATTTGCGAATATGATTCAAAGTTTGTAGATGATAATAATCCAAAAAAAACTAGTCAAATTGGAATGATTGAATCTATTAAAAAACTAAAAATAAAGCCAGATATTTGTTTAATTGATGGTGAAAATATTGAATTAGAAGATTATAAGTGTTTACAAGTTATTAAGGGAGATAATTTAAGCATTACTATAGGAGCTGCAAGCATACTTGCAAAAGTTTATAGAGATAGAATCATGAATAATTATCATCTTGAATATCCACAATATAACTTTATAAATCATAAAGGCTATTGTACTAAAGATCACCAAGAAAGAGTAAAACAGTTTGGTGTATTAGATATTCATAGACTTTCTTATAAACCTATTAAATTTCTAAAGGAGAAACAAAATGAACTTTAACAGAAACAATGAAGTGTATCAAGAATGAATTAATTCAAATCATTTGGATGAAACATTAAAAGAAGAATTATTAAATGCAAGTGATGAAGAATTAAATGCAGCCTTCAATATTCAATTAGAATTTGGGACAGCTGGAATAAGGGGGATACTTGGTGCTGGTCCAGGAAGGTTTAACTTATATACAATTAAAAAAGTGACAATGAGTTATGCAAAACTTTTAATATCAAAATATGGGGATGAATTAAATAGAGGAGTTGTTATTGGGCATGATAACAGAAAATACTCAAAAGAATTCTCACAACTAGCAGCTGAAATTTTAACAAGCTTTGGAATTAAGGCTTATCTATTTGAAGATAACATAATGAAACCAACTCCAGTAGTTTCTTATGCTACAAAAGACTTAAATGCAATTGGTGGAATTGTTATTACAGCAAGTCATAATCCAGCTATTTATAATGGTTACAAAATTTATGATGAGTTCGGATGTCAATTAATTGATGAAGATACAAAAGTTATTGCAGAATATATGGAAGAAATTCAAGATATTTTAAGTTGAAATTATAAAACCGATGAATCAATTCTTGAAGTTGTTCCTCAAAAAGTTTTAGATAACTATAAAGAAATGATTTCAAATTTACAATTTTACAAAAACAAATCAAGAGATGGTTTTAAAATGATTTACTCTGCTGTTAATGGAACAGGAACAGAATTTACACCACCTTTATTAAGAAGTTTTGGTTATGATGTTATTGAAGTTGAAGAACATGCTTTTGAAGATTCTACTTTCAAAAATGTAGGCAATCCAAATCCAGAATTTGAGCCAGCATGAAAAATACCATTTGAATATGGAGAAAAAAATCCTGATGCATCAATTATGATAATTCAAGATCCAGATGCAGACAGAATTGGTTGTGCAATTAATCACAATGGTGAATGAATTAGAATTGATGGAAATCAAACTGGTCCTTTATTAATTGAATGAAAATTAAGTCAAATGAAAGAACATAATTTAACACCAGAAAATCCTGCAATGTATTCAAGTTTTGTTACAAGTGACCTGGGAGACAGAATTGCAAACGAAACTTATGGAGTTAAAGTTATTAAAACTTTAACTGGTTTCAAATGAATGGGTTCTGAGATATTAAAAGAACCTGAAAGAAACTTAAACTTTGTATTTGCTTATGAAGAAAGTTACGGTTATGTACTTGATTCTTCAACAAGAGATAAAGATGGAATACAAGCAACGACAATGTTAGTTGAAGCTGCTTGATATTACAAACAACAAGGTAAAACTCTAATTGATGTTTTAAATGATTTGTATGAAAAGTATGGTCATTATTATACATATACAGAAAATTTAAACTTTAAACCTGAAGAAATTAAGTCTAAAGTTGAGCCAATAATGAAAAAACTTAGAGAAGAAGAGTTTACTACTTTAGGTGGATTAGAATTAAGTTATGCAGAAGATTATATTGATGGTTTATTCAATATGCCGGGACAAAATTTAATGAAATTCTACTTTAATGATGGAAGTTGATTTGCAGTTAGACCTTCTGGTACTGAACCTAAAATTAAAATCTACTTTATATGTGTTGATAAAGATGAAAAATCTGCAAAAATTAAATGTGATGCAGTATTTGAAGATTTAAAAGATTTCTTGGAAATTTAATATTTAAAATAATGCTTATGCATTATTTTTTTATTTAAATAATAAAAAAGACTTTTACTACAATATAATTATATTGGTATTATATTTTTTGCAAAAAAAAATGAGGAGATAAAATGAAAACTTTAATCATTGGAGGTAGTGCGACAGGAATGGGAGTTGCTGCCAAACTAAAAAGAAATGATCCAAGTATCGAAATCGCAGTCATACAAGACAAGGATTATGTATCTCTTGGGGCCTGTGGTCTTCCATACTTTGTGGCAAATAATTTTGAAAACAAGAATAACTTAATTGCAAGAACAAAAGAAGAATTTGAAAAAAACGATATTAAAATTATTTCAAACTCAAAAGTAGATTCTATTGATTTTGAAAATAAAAAAGCATTCCATAACGGAAAAGCTGAATCATATGACAAATTGGTCATAGCAGTAGGTGCAAAGCCTATAGTACCAAATATTAAAGGTGTTGATGGAGAAAATGTATTTACTCTCACTACACTTGAAGATGGAGTAATGTTAAAAGAAAAAATGAACAATGATAAAGACATTAAAAAAGTTGCTATCATTGGAGCTGGTTTCATTGGTTTAGAAATGACCGAAACTTTAAAAGATTTGAATAAAGAAGTTTATTTAATGGAAATGGAATCAAAAGTTATGAAAAAGGCTTTTGATGAGGAAATTTCAAATTTAATTGAAGAAAAATTAAAAGAGAAAAATATTAAATACTTTTTTGGTGAACAAGTTATTGAAATAAAACTATTAAACAATAAAGTTGGTTCTATTTTATTAAAAAGTGGAAATGAAATTGAAGTTGATGCTGTTTTATTATCTGTAGGCTTTCAACCAAATACATCTT
This genomic interval from Spiroplasma monobiae MQ-1 contains the following:
- the rny gene encoding ribonuclease Y, which translates into the protein MLVTKSEETIYIAILAVLVLIVLLSIAAIIYLIKSRQRKYILQKANDEAKEIKMNILAQAKQEAASIKLNAENDAKYISEEVSLEQKNLKIKKEKFYKELDLLGEKEEVLINEKLRLKELKIELELERKNIQSILESKANLTEKEIKEELFNIVETKYLNELSNRVKEFENNLNKKAQERASKILIDAMQSCHIDITNEKNTTFFELENDSWKGRIIGKEGRNIKTFQSYGGVDIVIDETPNRIAISSFNPIRREIAYLTLQELMKSARIHPATIEEQLILQEEKLEKHCYEIGLETLSNLNIDDLPQEIVTLIGKLKYRHSYGQNALQHSAEVGIISGKIAQEMGLDQKTALKAGLLHDIGKAVDFEKEGSHVTLGVKILKKYGIDNIIINAVEAHHNEVEKETYYAEIVAIADAMSAARPGARNNDIEDYFARMQEIEDVCLKQEGVLKAYVLKSGREIRVMVNPGIIDDYSMAKLSYALKEKIEQVNKTPGDVYITIIREKRETIRI
- the ffh gene encoding signal recognition particle protein, whose protein sequence is MGFGDFLTGRMKKSIEKNLKKSTLNSENVKEVLREIRLALLEADVNVDVVKKFIANVERKAEGAFIEQGVRADQQMIKIVHEELIEILGKTNKPLEIEKKPSIIMMVGLQGAGKTTTVGKLSHLISKKNKKKTLMVGLDIYRPGAIDQLVELGQKNNLDVFEQGKQDPVKTAKQAVDYAQKNGYEVIILDTAGRLQIDKELMKELNDIRKVTSPQEIILTVDGMTGQDIINVSQEFNSLLKLTGVIVTKLDGDARGGATLSITDITKLPIKFIGEGEGIGALAEFHPKRMADRILGMGDVETLFEKAADVIDERTMEKTMKRMFAGQFDLEDLRNQMEQVAKMGNLGGIMKMMPGLNGKISESQIDQAQQKLWVANILMSSMTLKERREPRLLKAITRKQRILKGSGRSEKEYNELLNQFDKGKKQVLEMSKALKSGRMPNMGGMRF
- a CDS encoding ABC transporter ATP-binding protein; the encoded protein is MIKINKMVKLFKEFNLSDINLIIEKGDLIALVGDNGAGKTTLIKSIFGMVELNSGKITFNDENIFDNNNLSRIAFFPDSNNIPLNITVENYMKYISIVAGVNQKEFNSRVDKIIEMLEIQAYKNKTIKKLSAGMKKRAIMAGVLITKPEFIIFDEPTANLDVEGKNEFLSIIKKLHESNVGMMITSHIIEELQDLCNKLIILKEGSIIYNNKFDNKKESIKNIYFKYIDKKENKYEGVKDIYE
- a CDS encoding 23S rRNA (pseudouridine(1915)-N(3))-methyltransferase RlmH: MKIKLICFNKVNKEYKEVYSSYINKLKNHCDLEIIEINEFDHGDIKSNMTKNEQNIDLKLNDLKDYEVFLLDINSKQYTSEMIANTLVENKNYKGGKACFIIGPSDGFSQDFRKLHPNKISFGLITLPYNLVRIVLLEQIYRGFKISKNQKYHK
- the ylqF gene encoding ribosome biogenesis GTPase YlqF, with amino-acid sequence MFDDKSTFNWFPGHMNKSIKEIEEKVSIVDLVIEIVDARAPFSTQNPLLRKILNKRPRLIIMTKFDLSDKEITNQWTEYFKSAGHRTFIVKDKQTDIYNDVLKLINEMTRESQLKQKSRGIENPQLNVLVVGIPNVGKSTVISKLSKGKTLKIGNKPGVTRGMQRIVMTNNITLIDTPGILPARFENETVACNCAATNSIRLDVIPKERMATKLMRYIYNSYPSLIENTYKINKNVLRPINYDDTFTIFEEIAKRNKFTILDEIADVERAIELFVHDVINNNLGRISFEKPIEIKEISKQAIEEDDLDSTVVSDLTVEW
- a CDS encoding ribonuclease HII encodes the protein MIENQRYLFDQKIRIENDVILISGSDEVGRGAMAGPIVVASAILKPEYNNPKIKDSKLLNEKQREELYEEIKANCVAYSICEYDSKFVDDNNPKKTSQIGMIESIKKLKIKPDICLIDGENIELEDYKCLQVIKGDNLSITIGAASILAKVYRDRIMNNYHLEYPQYNFINHKGYCTKDHQERVKQFGVLDIHRLSYKPIKFLKEKQNEL
- a CDS encoding phospho-sugar mutase produces the protein MNFNRNNEVYQEWINSNHLDETLKEELLNASDEELNAAFNIQLEFGTAGIRGILGAGPGRFNLYTIKKVTMSYAKLLISKYGDELNRGVVIGHDNRKYSKEFSQLAAEILTSFGIKAYLFEDNIMKPTPVVSYATKDLNAIGGIVITASHNPAIYNGYKIYDEFGCQLIDEDTKVIAEYMEEIQDILSWNYKTDESILEVVPQKVLDNYKEMISNLQFYKNKSRDGFKMIYSAVNGTGTEFTPPLLRSFGYDVIEVEEHAFEDSTFKNVGNPNPEFEPAWKIPFEYGEKNPDASIMIIQDPDADRIGCAINHNGEWIRIDGNQTGPLLIEWKLSQMKEHNLTPENPAMYSSFVTSDLGDRIANETYGVKVIKTLTGFKWMGSEILKEPERNLNFVFAYEESYGYVLDSSTRDKDGIQATTMLVEAAWYYKQQGKTLIDVLNDLYEKYGHYYTYTENLNFKPEEIKSKVEPIMKKLREEEFTTLGGLELSYAEDYIDGLFNMPGQNLMKFYFNDGSWFAVRPSGTEPKIKIYFICVDKDEKSAKIKCDAVFEDLKDFLEI
- a CDS encoding CoA-disulfide reductase, whose product is MKTLIIGGSATGMGVAAKLKRNDPSIEIAVIQDKDYVSLGACGLPYFVANNFENKNNLIARTKEEFEKNDIKIISNSKVDSIDFENKKAFHNGKAESYDKLVIAVGAKPIVPNIKGVDGENVFTLTTLEDGVMLKEKMNNDKDIKKVAIIGAGFIGLEMTETLKDLNKEVYLMEMESKVMKKAFDEEISNLIEEKLKEKNIKYFFGEQVIEIKLLNNKVGSILLKSGNEIEVDAVLLSVGFQPNTSFLKGSGLEMNERGAIIVDQKGETNIEGVYSAGDCAISKNYINNEDIYSPLATVASKFSKVIADNIAGKENIYVGSIQSAILRMFDLEIARTGLTEQMAISNNIKVKSVFIKDKDHTNYTPNQKDLYLKLIMNDDTKEIIGAQMAGSNNSILRIYALAALIWQKAKVDYALEQIDLPYAPPFSRSVDIIHIALSKLNK